A single genomic interval of Aegicerativicinus sediminis harbors:
- a CDS encoding glycosyltransferase family 2 protein: MKLSIVIVSYNVLHFLELCVQSIMAATESISSEIIVVDNNSNDGSVNYLSEKYPLINFIALSQNLGFSKANNIGVKAAKGAFVCILNPDTIVSEKSFYNLLEMYNDNNNMGIIGCKLIDGSGQFLPESKRNFVKPFGALKKIAGLSSNYYAHNIGSDQNGNVEVLVGAFMFLKRKLYIEVGGFDEDYFMYGEDFDLSYKVEQLGKRNFYFGESTAIHFKGESTTNDIRYKKHFYEAMHIFHKKHFKLNRIYSLVSSVIFKVLPYFKASRKPVEFDHNLNLTFISKKELSQVQTIFPEAEMVLSPKNLQIESDRTYVFDIDTLTFTEIIKVVEGNNGNTQTRFLFWPSKTSYIIGSFNAQSRGIVVQGKNT, encoded by the coding sequence TTGAAGTTATCAATTGTCATAGTAAGTTACAATGTACTTCACTTTCTAGAACTGTGTGTTCAAAGTATTATGGCAGCCACAGAATCCATTTCCTCAGAAATTATTGTTGTTGACAACAATTCAAATGACGGTAGTGTTAATTACCTTTCTGAAAAGTACCCATTGATTAATTTTATTGCTTTATCACAAAATCTCGGATTTTCAAAGGCAAATAATATTGGAGTCAAAGCAGCAAAGGGGGCATTTGTATGTATTCTTAATCCAGACACAATTGTATCAGAAAAAAGTTTTTACAATCTTTTGGAAATGTATAATGATAATAATAACATGGGCATTATTGGTTGTAAACTAATTGATGGTTCAGGTCAATTCTTGCCAGAGAGCAAACGAAATTTTGTGAAACCATTTGGTGCACTTAAAAAGATTGCAGGCTTATCTAGTAATTATTATGCGCATAATATTGGTTCCGACCAAAATGGAAACGTTGAAGTATTGGTCGGTGCTTTCATGTTCCTTAAGCGCAAACTTTACATTGAAGTGGGAGGTTTTGATGAAGATTATTTTATGTATGGGGAGGACTTCGATCTATCTTATAAGGTTGAACAATTAGGTAAAAGAAACTTTTATTTTGGAGAATCTACCGCGATTCATTTTAAGGGAGAGAGCACTACAAACGATATTCGCTATAAAAAGCATTTTTATGAGGCCATGCATATATTCCATAAAAAGCACTTTAAACTAAATCGGATTTATTCATTGGTGTCAAGCGTCATTTTCAAAGTCTTGCCTTATTTCAAGGCTTCAAGGAAGCCCGTAGAATTTGATCATAATTTAAATTTGACTTTTATTTCAAAAAAGGAATTGAGTCAGGTACAAACTATTTTTCCAGAAGCAGAAATGGTCCTTTCTCCTAAAAATCTTCAAATTGAATCAGACAGAACGTATGTTTTTGATATAGATACTTTGACTTTTACTGAAATAATTAAAGTTGTTGAAGGAAATAATGGAAATACTCAAACTCGGTTTCTGTTTTGGCCCTCCAAAACATCTTATATTATTGGTAGTTTCAATGCACAATCTAGAGGGATTGTTGTCCAAGGAAAAAACACTTAA
- the recR gene encoding recombination mediator RecR — MEFSSKLLERAVSEMSQLPGVGKRTALRLVLHLLRQPEEQSLDLADALKSLRTEIKFCKNCHNISDSQLCEICSNPNRNRELVCVVEDIRDVMAIENTSSYKGLYHILGGKISPMDGIGPNDLNIPTLVAKLKLGEIKEVIFALGSTMEGDTTNFYIYKQIQDLEIVTSTIARGISVGNELEYTDEITLGRSITNRIPFESSLKI, encoded by the coding sequence ATGGAATTTTCTTCAAAATTATTGGAAAGAGCAGTTTCAGAGATGTCTCAGTTACCGGGTGTTGGTAAACGAACAGCCTTGAGGTTGGTGTTACATTTGTTAAGACAACCCGAGGAACAAAGTCTAGATCTGGCCGATGCCCTGAAAAGCCTTAGAACCGAAATTAAATTTTGTAAAAATTGCCATAATATAAGTGATTCACAGTTATGTGAAATTTGTTCTAATCCAAATCGTAACCGTGAATTGGTTTGTGTAGTTGAAGATATAAGAGATGTTATGGCCATTGAAAATACATCTTCCTACAAAGGTTTATACCATATTTTGGGAGGCAAAATATCTCCTATGGATGGTATAGGTCCCAATGATTTAAATATTCCCACACTTGTTGCCAAACTGAAGTTAGGAGAAATAAAGGAAGTGATTTTTGCTTTAGGGTCAACTATGGAAGGCGATACTACCAATTTTTATATATACAAGCAAATTCAAGATTTGGAAATAGTAACATCAACCATTGCAAGGGGAATTTCTGTGGGAAATGAATTAGAGTATACGGACGAAATTACCTTGGGTAGAAGCATAACTAATCGTATTCCTTTCGAGTCATCACTCAAAATTTAA